The sequence AGTAAAATTCGTGGTCAACTTAAAAATATTTGTCTCGACCGCAGTCGCTACTCCGCTTGCATCAAGATATGTCCAGCTTGTGATCGCTTTTCTGAATAACGGCGTTCTCAGCGCGACCTGGAGTGGATTTTCAGGCTGCGGCGCCTGCGCGGTTCCTGTGCCAAATCCCGTCCCTACTTCAAGATGGGTTATTCCTGTTCCCCAGCTTGCACCTGGCCGCATTCGCCGGGCTATGAACTTCGATGCATTGGCCACGATCAGATTTTTAATATGAAGCTCCTGAACAATATCCCGATGCTCCAGTGCTCCACGGTGCAGATAGATACTGACAAACCCCTTGGGCAGCGTCATCCTTTCATACATGTCCATCATGCGTTCACCCTTTCAATATGATTCCTCAAAAATGATTTCCCCGGCTGCCCGCAGCGTCACGGTCATAACATCTTGGAAAGCCGTGTACTCATTGCCAAGCTTCCCCTGCCCTAATCTGCTGACTCCCAAGCGAAAAGCCGTTTTAAATCCATCACTGGGCAAGGTATGCTGTTCTACAAATCCAACCAGCACAGATAATTCTTCTTGAGGAGTCGGGTACGTTTCAGACAGCACCGTTTTAAGGATGCTGCTGAGTACATCCAGTTCTGAAAACGGCCGGCCGTGCAGATCAGAGGCATATGCTCGGTAATCCTCTGCCAAGGTAGGAGTCAAGTAATTCAGAAAGTAACGAATTCCTGCTCCCTTTGCCTCCATAAGAATTTCATGCAGATCGGAAGCATCGTCCAAGTATTTTGTTCCGACCAGCAATTCAAACTCGGCCGGCGCCCGGTCCCGAACCTCAATATTGGTATCCTGCAGCCGATAAGAGAGCAGTTCCTGCAGGGCGATATTGTTCGTCTTCGGATTAAACAGCCAAGTGGTAAACCTCCGGACAAATTGGTTGTCACTCTCTCGCGGATTCCGCTGAATTGCAAAAAAACTGGCCCAGTAATCGAGCCAGTTTCCTGAAGACATTGTGCGATTTAGTTGTCGTAAGGCGGCATCCGTGTCCATGTCTGCCTGTCGTAGCGCCCGATACAGCGGGTAAAGCCTGCGCCATACCCCGCTGCTGAAGGCAGGAAATGATACTGGGATAGACATGTCCCTTTGTTCGATCAATGCCAATGGCCTACAACCAGCATCCGTTCCCTCTGCCGCCGCGACGGCGTTATATCCCATGCTCTGGACGAGTAACAGTAATTCGTCGGTATCCAATCCTTTCAAAGCAATGGATTGTTTCTCGGGAAGATCCGGACGGTAAGGCGCAGTATGGAAGTGGAGTACACCCTCGTCCACCGTTACCCGGCTATGCAAGCCGGCCCCCAGTTCCAAATCAAGAAAGGGGATCTCTTTCGGCTGCTTGTTCCAGCGATCCCCAAGGTTATCAAGCAGTTTTCGCAGCAGTTTCATCCGTCCGCCCCCGATCGGTAAACCAACGGCTGAAGAAGCAACAGAATCTCTGTCTGCTCCGCAGTAATGTTACTATCTGACCAATGGTCTCCATCATCCAATGACAGGTCCAGTTTGACATCGTATACGCCATCCAGCAGCTTAATGCGGGTCTCAAGCGCTGTCTGTATAAGTGTTTGCCCTTGTTTCAACGTTGCAAAAAAGTCACTGACTTCGCGTTCGATATAGATTTGAATATCCTCCAAATCAACCCCTGTATTCAGGGTCAGAGTTATGCGAACATTGACCGGTTTTGTAGCAGCAGACAGCACATTGACCTGGATGCCTGCTGGCTTATAACCGTATACCGGCTTCCCATCTACATAATAGCCGGTCAGGACCCGCTGAGTGGCCGAAAGCAACTCATCCGAAGCCGTGCCGACTCCGTTCCAGATGTAGCAGTCAACCTCTCCTTTACGGTTAACAGTATCCTCAAACGCCCTTGCATCAACAACCCTTTCAATAGCCAGTCCGTCCGAGGATAAAAGCTGAACGGTCGTTGCACCATATTCGATAGCCGGCAGCGTCCCCCGAGAAAGAGAGGAAACGAACTTCTGAAACCGATTCTTCTGCTCATCCCGCGTTTCCTCTTCCTTCCCATTCGTAAAGCTGACAGGGTTGGACACCGCATCAATCCCTGCTGGTTTGGATACAAACTCAGTTATCGTGAGTGCATCGACATTGCCGTCCGTGCCAGCCACAAGACAAATAACGGGAACGGTTATGCTGGTCTCACCCATCCGCAGAATAATATCACTGCTTGTCCGAAAGCTAACGGGGGCTTTCAGCGCCGTTGCTCTTGTCCGCAGTTGAGTTCCCGCCGCGATAAGGTAGTCTGCATCAGCAGGAGTGGAGCGGCTCAGGACAACCGAACCCGTAGAATATAGAGCCGGAAGCTTAGGAAACCCCAACACCGTATAGATATTTTCTGCAATAAGCGTTCGAGTCGCGCGGTACACTTTATCGTAAAATTCCTCAAGTTCTTTGGCTACTGCTTCCATCAATGTCCGTGATCTGGAACCAACTCGGTAATCCGTGATTTTGGATGAGAGACCCCGCGACCAATCCACCATGTCTTGCACTATATTTTCAAGAGATTTCCGCTCGAATGCCATGGTCAATCACCTTCCTTTAGGCCGGGCCGGCTGTATTTAGCGATAACGAAACACGTTCCTGAGAGCCGGCCACCGTAACAACTAGCAAAACATCAATAATTGTATTCCTGATCGACACGCTGTTGATTGCCACAGCCTCAATCCGCTCCTCATCCAGGAGTGTTTCCTGTATATCCAGTTCGATTAAACGGCGGATATATGGTATCTGCGGTTGCCCGATCAGTTCATGAAGGCGGCTGCCGTAGGTGGGGTGCTGCGTCAAGCTCCCGCGCCGGGTTACGAGCCTGTGGCTGATCGCCTGCTGAATATTTTCCAGACCCGACACACTCTCCCAATCCCCGAGTCCATCGTCGATCAAGTCCCCGTCAGGAGTCATTTTCAAATCGCTGCCACCAAGTTGTTCCAGATAACTGATTTTAGGAGTTTCCACCTGGACATCTGCATTTATAAAAACAGCCTGGCCAGTAAGACGCACGCGAGCGTCATTCCCGCCGGTGAAAGGTGTTGGATTTGTCGCGGAGAGTTGCACATTACCCAAACTGCTCCTGATCTCCCACGCTATGATCACACTGCCCGCAATGGTGTTCCCAAAGCTCCCGGGCTGAGTACAGCGGACATAAAAATAACCCTCTGCTGCACCTGCAACCAGGGTTGTGTCTTCCACCAATTCATATATCTTCTGAACCCCTTCAGAATCAGGCTCAGTTGAAAATGTTGATCCGGCATATACCGTCAACGGTGATGCTGTAAATTCACGACGTACAAGCAGATAACCTGCAGCGTGGAGTTGCTTATATGCCTCTTTGCTTGTCAACGTGTACGGATATTCCAAGCCATTATAATCTGCTATAGTTTGCCAAGGAACATTGTACATAACAGCCAGTCCCTGGATTGTATCTGCGTCACTTAAAATGTGTTCTATCACACAGCAGCAGCCTCCCCATTCTCAACCACTGGCACCCCGATTACTGAGCTTCCAGCATCGAAATATAGCGTGCGTAAACTGTAAAAGGTGGACAGCACCGATCGCAGTTCCAGCAGCACATCGAACGGGATCTTCTCCGCCGTTCCCAAACTCTCACAAGTTTGCCGACAAAGAGCAAGATGCTGCTCCAGTTCATCCATATTAATATCCACCAGGTTGGCTGTCGCCGAGTTGTATGCCGTCAAGGACTCGCGCACCTGCAGAACGTATGAAACAATTTTTTCGATGTTCGTTTGTTCGTCCCGCAGGATCGGGTAGTTGACAAAACTGATGGCTTCCTGTGGTAAATAAAAGCTGTCCAGCATGCTATCCATCCCCTTTCGTCAGCTTCAGCAGCAGTTCACCGATATTTGAAACGCTGGATGTTAACTTCCCAGCCATCTTTGTTGTGGAAGGATTCCGCTTTAAGTAATCCCCTGCTGCTTCCCTCCGCGTTTTTGTCAATCGGCGTAAGCAGGTAAATCGGAATTCGTATCGGTACAGCGTAGGCTCCGACTTGCTACGCTGCAGGCGGAAGTTTTGCGGATGAATCTCATAATACTCATCGTCCTCCCAGTTGTACCAATAGAGTGCATGTTGCGGATCATTGGCAAGCAGAATTTTGCGGTAGATATCTGACCTGAAATCCCTCAGTTCTTCGTATCCATCCCGTTCTTTCCCTTCGGCGGAAGCGCGCACCCTATAACCAGTTGTCCCGCTCAACGTCACCGTGGGTAGGCCCAGCCCAAAGTCTGCAACATAGGCACCGCCGAGCGTCTGTATGATGTTCCCACGGCCCGGCTCATCCTGGCTAAAGTCGGAGGGATTGACCAGAAGCGTATGCAACGATAATGCACCAGAATCTCCGCTGGGTAATGTCTTTCGCAATTCAAAGGTCATGCGGTAGAATCGTTTCTGATCGTAGGTGGCGGCGCTCACCAAGACTTTTTTCGCCACAGTTACTCCCTCCTAATCAATCAGTGTTTTGCTGGAGCCAGAAGTTGTTGTGCCCGTACACTTACCGATCCCCGGCACATCAACGGAAACAGTATCCCCTACCCGCACCACACCTTTGCTTCCTGAGTGATGCTTGATGGCTTGGGGGTGGTTTATCTCCACACCATCCGCTGTTACCTTGATGGTGGCTGGAGCCGTAGATCCGTCTTCAGAAGTTGGGAAACTGATGAGCGCATGGTCGGGCGTGGCTTCGATGTATACGCGCTCCTCCTGCTTGCTGTTGTCCAGCAGGTTCCCAGCTACGTCCTTGGTTGCCGGGCTGTCCTTCTCCCCGATACCGAAAATGGGAAGCTGAAGCTTGATTTTATCCTTCTTCACGACGACGAAGTTCGTCGTATGACTCTCGTTCTTCACGAAGCCTACAAGGTACGGACAGTCCTTACGCCCATCCATGTAGCCAATGAGAACACTGTCCCCAGCCACGGGTTCCCGTTCAATATCCCCTACTACCCAAACAGGAACCGGCACGCTGTAATCCAAAAAAATAACTTCAATACGCCCATATTTGTTGTAATCTTTCGCGCTCGTTACCCGGGCAAAGCGAGATGTATTGAATGACGGCATCCGATTGGTTGTTTGCCCGCCAAGCGCGGCCTGATCCTTCATTTTGATCCCCCCGACACCTGAAGAACTTGCCCTTCATAAATGAACTTTCCTGGCTGAGATACATTACGATTATCACGCTGGATAAGCAAATCCTTGTTAGCTGCCCAAAGTTTCATCCAATCGTCTCCCTTCCCATACACCTTAGCCGCGATACTCCACAGGCTATCCCCTCGCTTGACGGTGTAATTGTTGGCCTTAACTGCTTCGGCCGCCGTCTTGCCAGCTGCAGTCCCGGATTGAGGGGAAGTGGAAGTGGCGGCGGACACAGAATCAGCACCCGGTTTCAAATCACGTCCACGCGTGAGTTGGAGCGTTGTCGTCCATCCTTCGTATACGCTGAACGTCTGCGTCACGGACTCGATATAGAATTCTTTAATAATTCCCTTGGTCTTCAATCTTTGGCCAATTTTATAGGCACCATTACCACGAACTGTCATGGAGCCGTTCACATAAAAATTATTATTCTCAAACCATGCTTTCAGCTTCCCGCTCAATCCGGCAACCATCTCGGTCAATTGGGTCATCGCATTCGGATCGTCCTGACTGAGCGCCAAACCTTCCACTTCTACTTCAAGGGGTGATAGTCCGTAGCGGAGCACAGCCTTTTCATTCACCAAAGGCGGGGATACCCGTTTAAGATCGATGCCGAGAGCATTAATCGTCGTCCCAGCCCAAAAGAGATTGTAATGCTCCTCGTCGCTGTATGAGAGGTCCTCATCAATAACATCCTCCGCACCGATCTCATGCGTCAATAATTTATCCCAAGCAGCCTGATCGAATGGAGTGTTTCTCATAAATACACCAACCACGCTATTATCTTTACCGAACGAAAAGCGCGGAGACGGATAGTACCCTTCACCCTTCGGATACTTCGCCTTGCTCTCGTCAGAGGATTGCTCTATGGGTTCATTAATAACCCTCGGCTTTCCGCCCTTGTTCCACGCTTCATCGGGATGCCGCGTATCGACAAAGAGTTCAGAAAATGGCTTGATCGATGTCCGCTCCATCAGATTCCATAGGGAGCCTTCATATTGATCAAGAGTGAAAAACTGCGGTAGTGTCATATTGATTTTGGCAAAATTGTATCTCAGAACATGCGTGAGCCCGATCTTCTTCGGAACGGGCTCAGTTTTACCCTCATCCCATACTGTCCATTCCACATTGTTCAACTTTGGCAGAATAAAGCGCATGATAATATCCAGAATGACAGCAGGAGTCCCTTTAGAAACAAGATCACCCCTGAAATAGTTCATCAGTTTCAGCCAGCCATCGGAAGCTAAAAAGAGGTTTTTTTGCTCCGTCTTCCCCTCTAGTTCCGGATAAAATTTAACATTGCTCTTGATTAACACCTTCCCGAAATCTCGGGCAGTGACGGATGTAATCATTCCGCCCTCCACGCTGCGGGTCCGGCGAATGCGATCCACCAGACCGACCATGACCGTGCTGAGTTCCTCGCCATTTATTGTCTTATAGCCCATTTGCACAACAACCAGGTCGTTTGGCATTATGAGTTGCGACCGGAACCATTTATCGCCGGCCAAGGTAATGCTGATTGCTCCGGCAGGCGCATCCATTGTTTTTTGGGTCGTGACCGAAAGCACCTGGCTGGTGGGGTCTGTGTTGTCGCTATCTACGGTGATTTCTCCCTTGAGTTGGTAACACGCCTTTTCGGTGTGGAAGCTGACCCGGACAATAGGGACATGCCGCTTTCCAACTACGCCGCCAACCGGCGCCCAATTATATCGTTCGATCATGAGTATCCCGCCTTTGTTGGGGACATCCGGAGGAGTTGCCGCTCCCGCTCGGTTACAATTCGATTTACGAGTTTTTCAAGCTGACTTAATGTCGCATTGTTAAGTGACTTGGCTCCTTCGCCAGTAAGGTCCAGCTTAACAGTAATTTCAGACTTCGTTGTAACAACTTGCTGGCTCGGGGAGCTGCTAGATCCGAATGGCGTTCGGGATGACGTAACAAACTGCTCAGGATTCATTTTCCCGATATCGCTATCGCCCGCGTTGAGGCTGTTCAACAGACTAACCGGGTCCATCAAAACACCGTCTTTGTTCATGTATCCTAGATGCAAGTGACTGCCTGTTGTAGAACTGCCGCTCCCTGCTGCTCCCTTATCGCCGCCCATATTCCCAAGCCATTCTCCAGCTGCAATATTGTCCCCGACCTTCAGCTTAGAATTGACAGCAGACATATGTGCGTAATAATAGGTGTTTCCGTCAGACATCTTAATTCCGACCGTCGATCCACCTGGTGTTGTGTTTGCCTTTCCATCCGGGTCGTTCGGCCCGCCATCGTCCATTTTTATAAAAGATACTTTGCCTGATGATAGTGCATCCAAAGCATCCCCTTGTTCTCCGTTGATGTCGAGTCCACCATGGGGCTTCGAACGAAATCCCTCTTTATCTCCAAAACGTGAAGTGACTCGGCTCTCCCAGCCTTTAAAAAAGCTGTACCCGGTATCTATTCCCTTGTGCGAGTTTCCCAATAGATCAGAAAGAATGCCGTTTACGCCCTTTGACCAATCGTTGTTAAGATTATCAGGGTCATTCGCTGCCCCTATAGGAGCATACTTTTTTTGCACTTTCTCTACGGTGTCGATCCCCTGCGGGACATAATTTTCCGCAATATTACTTGCCATTGCATCAATGCCATCAGGAATACTTTTGAATGACAGCAAACCATTTTTACCCATCATTCCGCCAACGTTATTCTTGTTTTTTAATGCAAGAGATGTACCTCCGGTTTCTTGCATAGATACCGCCACCAAGAAAGCCGGGTCTATCCCATATTTGTTGCCAGCTTTAATATATTCGGAACCATAGCCTGCCAAGAGACCTTTCAGCTGCTTGTTTAAGTCCTGAACAGAAACACCGCTGTTTTGCGTAATCTTGTAGCCTTGCCCTAAACCAGAAGAGAAGTCGCCTCCTACACCATCTGTGTATTTGGATGTGCCAGATAACTCCGCTACCATGTTTCGGTGCTCTTCCAGCATGTAATCCATCGTGTTAGCAACCTTGTAATACATCGTGCGGAAAATCCAAGTCGCCTTATCCAGCAGGTCGCCGGAGTTTTGTTCCATGGAAGCGTACTTCGCCTGGGCGTCGGCCGTCATGTCGGAGGTGGACTTGTCCATGCGCTTAAAGCGGGTATTCCCGTCTTCGGAGAGGTCCAGCAGCTTCACGATGCCGTCCTTTCGGAAGTCGCTCAGCGCCTTGGTGCCGTCGTTTTTTAGCCTGTCCATCTGGGCAGGCAGCTTGCTAAGGTCTTCTGGCTGGTTGTCGATAGGCAGGCCGCCCAGGCGGGCCGGGAGCTGGCCGATATCGGAATCCCCCCCGTCGGGGCTGCTTACAAATAGCCCCGGGAACATCTTTGGCGCGAACGACTTGAGGCGCATAGCGGATGGGATGAACGGGGAATCCACTTCCTTCTCTTCAGCCCGGTCCTTCGCTGCCGCTTTAGCATCTTCCGCCCGTTGGTGCGGGCTAGGC is a genomic window of Paenibacillus durus ATCC 35681 containing:
- a CDS encoding LysM peptidoglycan-binding domain-containing protein; protein product: MIERYNWAPVGGVVGKRHVPIVRVSFHTEKACYQLKGEITVDSDNTDPTSQVLSVTTQKTMDAPAGAISITLAGDKWFRSQLIMPNDLVVVQMGYKTINGEELSTVMVGLVDRIRRTRSVEGGMITSVTARDFGKVLIKSNVKFYPELEGKTEQKNLFLASDGWLKLMNYFRGDLVSKGTPAVILDIIMRFILPKLNNVEWTVWDEGKTEPVPKKIGLTHVLRYNFAKINMTLPQFFTLDQYEGSLWNLMERTSIKPFSELFVDTRHPDEAWNKGGKPRVINEPIEQSSDESKAKYPKGEGYYPSPRFSFGKDNSVVGVFMRNTPFDQAAWDKLLTHEIGAEDVIDEDLSYSDEEHYNLFWAGTTINALGIDLKRVSPPLVNEKAVLRYGLSPLEVEVEGLALSQDDPNAMTQLTEMVAGLSGKLKAWFENNNFYVNGSMTVRGNGAYKIGQRLKTKGIIKEFYIESVTQTFSVYEGWTTTLQLTRGRDLKPGADSVSAATSTSPQSGTAAGKTAAEAVKANNYTVKRGDSLWSIAAKVYGKGDDWMKLWAANKDLLIQRDNRNVSQPGKFIYEGQVLQVSGGSK
- a CDS encoding DUF2634 domain-containing protein — protein: MIEHILSDADTIQGLAVMYNVPWQTIADYNGLEYPYTLTSKEAYKQLHAAGYLLVRREFTASPLTVYAGSTFSTEPDSEGVQKIYELVEDTTLVAGAAEGYFYVRCTQPGSFGNTIAGSVIIAWEIRSSLGNVQLSATNPTPFTGGNDARVRLTGQAVFINADVQVETPKISYLEQLGGSDLKMTPDGDLIDDGLGDWESVSGLENIQQAISHRLVTRRGSLTQHPTYGSRLHELIGQPQIPYIRRLIELDIQETLLDEERIEAVAINSVSIRNTIIDVLLVVTVAGSQERVSLSLNTAGPA
- a CDS encoding baseplate J/gp47 family protein, giving the protein MAFERKSLENIVQDMVDWSRGLSSKITDYRVGSRSRTLMEAVAKELEEFYDKVYRATRTLIAENIYTVLGFPKLPALYSTGSVVLSRSTPADADYLIAAGTQLRTRATALKAPVSFRTSSDIILRMGETSITVPVICLVAGTDGNVDALTITEFVSKPAGIDAVSNPVSFTNGKEEETRDEQKNRFQKFVSSLSRGTLPAIEYGATTVQLLSSDGLAIERVVDARAFEDTVNRKGEVDCYIWNGVGTASDELLSATQRVLTGYYVDGKPVYGYKPAGIQVNVLSAATKPVNVRITLTLNTGVDLEDIQIYIEREVSDFFATLKQGQTLIQTALETRIKLLDGVYDVKLDLSLDDGDHWSDSNITAEQTEILLLLQPLVYRSGADG